The following are from one region of the Hymenobacter radiodurans genome:
- a CDS encoding glycosyltransferase, with translation MEHSSPARFHAAQEATAAPPLVWLVATPPAAELFVSVVIPAKDEAENLPLALAALAAQTDLQNRPLPTGSYEIIVLANNCHDQTAAVARAFARLHPQLNLHVATITLPPAQAHVGGARRLLMDEACHRLETVGQPLGLIASTDADTQVSKTWLAAMISEAAAGAEAIGGRILTTPSASLKSAVRRYHLRDASYQLLRAQLEHLLDPDAVDPWPHHHQHFGASLALTARAYRRVGGLPAVSFLEDEALVRALRRHDISVRHSPQVRVFTSDRQDGRVAVGLSWQLRVWATMSAEQHEPLVESGSYLFALWQARQALRVHWQASRTSMPAAIGNHGFSNELASTLHVPVVGLIKAFYRVSTFGELWEWVQTQQHKTMRWTHRWPLVPLSQARIELRQLIGQLGG, from the coding sequence ATGGAGCACAGTTCACCAGCCCGATTTCACGCCGCCCAAGAGGCCACGGCCGCTCCTCCACTTGTCTGGTTAGTAGCGACGCCGCCAGCGGCTGAGTTATTCGTTTCAGTGGTTATTCCTGCCAAAGACGAAGCGGAAAACCTGCCTTTGGCTTTGGCCGCATTGGCAGCCCAAACTGACTTGCAGAACCGGCCACTACCGACGGGCAGCTATGAAATTATTGTGCTGGCCAACAACTGCCACGATCAGACCGCGGCCGTTGCGCGGGCTTTTGCCCGTCTCCATCCCCAGCTTAATCTGCACGTTGCTACCATAACGCTGCCACCGGCTCAAGCGCACGTGGGGGGCGCCCGCCGCCTGCTTATGGACGAGGCCTGCCATCGGTTGGAAACCGTGGGGCAACCACTGGGCCTGATTGCCAGCACCGACGCCGACACGCAGGTTAGTAAGACTTGGCTTGCGGCTATGATATCCGAAGCCGCTGCCGGCGCCGAGGCAATTGGGGGGCGAATTCTGACTACGCCTTCCGCAAGCCTGAAATCCGCCGTACGCCGCTATCACCTGCGCGATGCTTCGTACCAGCTATTACGCGCTCAGCTGGAGCATTTGCTTGATCCGGACGCCGTCGACCCTTGGCCTCATCACCATCAACACTTTGGCGCGAGTCTGGCGCTTACGGCGCGGGCTTACCGCCGCGTAGGTGGGCTGCCGGCCGTTAGTTTTTTGGAAGATGAAGCCCTCGTGCGGGCCCTGCGCCGCCACGATATCAGCGTGCGCCACAGTCCGCAGGTACGCGTGTTTACCTCTGATCGACAGGATGGGCGGGTGGCCGTGGGCCTTTCCTGGCAACTGCGCGTGTGGGCCACAATGAGCGCGGAGCAACATGAGCCCTTAGTAGAAAGCGGTTCCTACTTATTTGCTTTATGGCAGGCCCGACAAGCATTGCGCGTGCATTGGCAGGCTAGCCGCACCAGTATGCCCGCCGCCATTGGCAACCACGGCTTTAGTAATGAGTTGGCTTCCACGCTGCACGTGCCAGTAGTTGGGCTGATAAAAGCGTTTTATCGGGTCTCCACGTTCGGAGAGCTATGGGAATGGGTGCAGACGCAGCAACACAAAACAATGCGCTGGACCCACCGCTGGCCTTTGGTGCCTCTTAGTCAAGCCCGCATTGAGCTTCGCCAGCTGATTGGGCAACTGGGGGGCTAA
- a CDS encoding BamA/TamA family outer membrane protein — translation MRFIYSLLTLSVLAAAPSAFAQVTPATDSTTTTAPAPGLSQPRKLASDKPSFIPVPIAFYQQETGFAAGAAILPVWRFGTDTTVRKSNARLIAWFSQEKQSTIQLTHTIFTPGEKLFLSGELSRYDQKLFYYGVGNDNREEAESDLEFKLIVFDEKVMPRIAPNLFVGLRYRLTSLTDITAPDNAEDGGANYFLRDPRIDPRERENTLSSGIGPSLLYDGRDNVLATYSGNFVDAHVLVNGGALGSDFKFTRYQLDARHFQPLFGSNNTILALQYLTQLHTGNVPFREMGGLGANLGGAIYNNSGLMRGLYETRFRDRQMMTFQAEVRQKLFWRIDAAAFLGAGQVGYKLSDYTFDGTKFAGGAGLRFRFNRRDRLNVRLDYAGGTDTPPSIYFAVGEAF, via the coding sequence ATGCGCTTCATTTATTCGCTGCTGACGCTGAGTGTGTTGGCGGCAGCCCCTAGCGCTTTCGCGCAAGTCACTCCAGCCACTGATTCAACCACTACCACTGCTCCAGCGCCCGGCCTTAGCCAACCGCGCAAATTAGCCAGCGACAAGCCCAGCTTTATTCCGGTGCCGATAGCGTTCTATCAGCAGGAAACGGGCTTTGCAGCCGGGGCAGCGATTTTGCCTGTATGGCGCTTCGGCACCGATACCACGGTGCGCAAGTCGAATGCCCGCCTGATTGCCTGGTTTAGTCAGGAAAAGCAAAGTACCATTCAGCTTACGCACACCATTTTCACGCCCGGCGAAAAGCTATTCTTATCAGGCGAGTTGAGCCGATATGATCAGAAGCTGTTTTATTATGGTGTTGGCAACGATAACCGTGAGGAGGCAGAGTCGGACCTGGAATTCAAGCTCATCGTATTTGATGAGAAAGTGATGCCGCGCATCGCCCCCAATTTGTTCGTGGGCCTGCGCTACCGACTCACCAGCCTCACCGATATTACGGCTCCTGATAACGCCGAAGATGGTGGTGCTAACTACTTTCTGCGCGATCCGCGCATTGATCCTCGCGAGCGGGAGAACACCCTTAGCTCCGGCATCGGCCCCTCCTTGCTCTACGACGGGCGCGACAACGTACTGGCTACCTATAGCGGCAATTTTGTGGACGCTCATGTGCTAGTGAATGGTGGTGCGCTGGGCAGCGATTTTAAGTTTACTCGCTATCAGTTGGATGCCCGCCACTTTCAGCCCTTGTTTGGCTCTAACAACACGATTCTGGCTTTGCAATACCTCACCCAGCTGCATACCGGCAATGTGCCATTCCGGGAAATGGGCGGCTTGGGGGCCAATTTGGGTGGTGCCATCTACAACAACTCGGGCCTGATGCGGGGCTTGTACGAAACCCGCTTCCGCGACCGGCAGATGATGACCTTTCAGGCAGAAGTTCGTCAAAAGCTCTTCTGGCGCATCGATGCTGCTGCCTTCTTGGGCGCTGGTCAGGTAGGGTATAAACTCTCAGATTATACCTTCGACGGCACCAAGTTCGCCGGGGGCGCCGGTCTACGTTTCCGCTTCAACCGCCGTGACCGCCTCAACGTTCGCCTCGATTATGCTGGCGGCACTGATACGCCACCTAGTATTTACTTCGCCGTAGGCGAAGCGTTTTAA
- a CDS encoding geranylgeranylglycerol-phosphate geranylgeranyltransferase: MQSSVGSATFVSAPGATEPRGWRPVMRLVRLPNLLLMGLCLLLVRACLLQAPQQLLSASFGLLILASLCVAAAGYIINDYYDVKIDSINRPAQLVVGRVINRRHAMMAHLVLTGIGVLVAGVLSPLLGLVHMGSALLLWGYSARFKRLPLVGNVSIATLTGALVLLPELQLRTGQSAVWVYALAAFLLTVVREVIKDVEDMRGDAAHKCLTLPIVWGVARTKWVAGFFLLNLLVLVGTASGQALFVTSDQGLGLWLAITVLMPLLGLAWRLLRADRRLHFTTLSAWCKWIMLAGVLSMLWLAGGS; the protein is encoded by the coding sequence ATGCAGTCTTCCGTTGGGTCCGCCACATTTGTATCCGCACCAGGGGCCACCGAGCCGCGTGGGTGGCGCCCGGTCATGCGGCTGGTACGCCTGCCCAACTTGCTGCTCATGGGGCTGTGCCTGCTGCTCGTGCGGGCATGCCTGCTCCAGGCACCTCAGCAGCTGCTCAGCGCCTCGTTTGGCCTACTCATTCTGGCATCTTTGTGTGTAGCGGCTGCCGGCTATATCATCAATGATTACTACGACGTCAAGATTGATAGCATCAACCGCCCGGCGCAACTAGTGGTCGGGCGCGTCATCAACCGCCGTCATGCCATGATGGCGCACTTGGTGCTTACAGGGATAGGCGTATTGGTTGCGGGGGTGTTGTCGCCATTGCTGGGGCTGGTGCATATGGGGTCGGCGCTGCTGCTGTGGGGCTATTCAGCGCGGTTTAAGCGTTTGCCGCTGGTAGGTAATGTGAGCATTGCCACGCTTACGGGCGCATTGGTGCTGCTCCCCGAACTGCAATTACGCACTGGCCAATCGGCGGTGTGGGTGTACGCATTGGCTGCGTTTCTGCTCACTGTAGTTCGGGAGGTCATTAAGGATGTGGAAGATATGCGCGGTGACGCCGCACACAAATGCCTGACACTGCCCATCGTGTGGGGAGTAGCGCGTACCAAGTGGGTAGCCGGATTCTTTCTGCTCAACCTACTGGTGCTGGTTGGGACGGCCAGTGGTCAGGCGTTATTTGTGACGAGTGACCAAGGGCTTGGCTTATGGTTAGCCATCACGGTATTAATGCCCTTGCTAGGGCTGGCGTGGCGCCTTTTGCGCGCCGACCGGAGGCTTCATTTTACTACGTTAAGTGCTTGGTGTAAATGGATTATGCTCGCAGGTGTGCTTTCTATGCTGTGGCTGGCAGGCGGGAGCTAA